The Pueribacillus theae genome includes the window CAATCGATACGTATAAAGCTGAAGTAGCGGAAAAAGCAATTGAAGCGGGTGCAGATATGATAAATGACATTTGGGGGGCAAAAAAAGATCCGAGAATGGCATCAGTTGCCGCCAAATATAATGCACCAATTATTTTAATGCACAATCGTGAAAAGGCGAAGTATGATAACCTATTGGATGAAATTGTACAGGATTTAAATGAAAGTATTGAAATTGCAGTATCTGCAGGGGTTCCTCATGAAAATATCATTCTGGATCCTGGCATCGGCTTTGGTAAAACGTATGAACATAACCTACTAACGATGCGGAACTTGGATGTTATAACGAAGATGGGGTATCCTGTCTTGTTAGGAACATCGCGCAAATCAATGATTGGCCAAGCCTTGAATTTGCCTCCGAAAGAACGAATGGAAGGAACAGGCGCAACCGTATGCCTCGGGATCGAAAAGGGCTGTCAGATTGTACGCGTTCATGATGTGAAGCCGATTGCCAAGATGGCAAAGATGATGGATGCCATGTTGAGAGGCGGAGAGGCTAATGGATAAAATTATGATGAATCAATTGGAGTTTTATGGATATCACGGAGTCTACCCCGAAGAAACCAAGCTTGGGCAGCGATTTTATGTCGATCTAATCATGGAAATGGATTTAAGCAAATCTGCAAAAAGTGACAACCTAAATGATACAATTGATTATGGGGCTGTTCACGATTTGGTGAAGAGTATTATGGAAGGCGAACCGCGTAATCTTGTCGAAACGCTTGCTGAAGAAATTTCATCTTCGCTTTTAAACGAATTTTCGTTCATTGAAAACGTTACTGTAAAAGTCGTAAAACCTGATCCACCAATTCCGGGGCATTATGAATCAGTGGCTGTTGAAATCATGAGGAGCCGTTCTGTGTAATGGCAATTGCATATATTGGTCTCGGCTCTAACATCGGAAACCGTGATGAATATTTATATAAAGCATTGAAAGCATTGGGTAACGATTCCGCTATGTTAGTACGTGATGTGTCTTCAATTTATGAAACGGACCCTGTTGGATTTACCGAACAGCCTGCTTTTTTAAATATGGTGGCAGAGATTGAAACGAGCCTGCAGCCACTTGAACTTTTGGCTTCTTTACAAAAAATTGAAGATAAACTTGGGCGGACGAGAGAAATAAAATGGGGCCCACGAACGATTGATCTTGACATTTTGCTTTATAATCAAGAAACGGTGAAATCGGAACGGTTAATTATTCCCCATCCGCGCATGAAGGAGC containing:
- the folP gene encoding dihydropteroate synthase; the encoded protein is MGILNVTPDSFSDGGSFVSVDSAVNHAIELVRDGADIIDIGGESTRPGSQKITAEEELNRVIPALTEVRKAVDVPISIDTYKAEVAEKAIEAGADMINDIWGAKKDPRMASVAAKYNAPIILMHNREKAKYDNLLDEIVQDLNESIEIAVSAGVPHENIILDPGIGFGKTYEHNLLTMRNLDVITKMGYPVLLGTSRKSMIGQALNLPPKERMEGTGATVCLGIEKGCQIVRVHDVKPIAKMAKMMDAMLRGGEANG
- the folK gene encoding 2-amino-4-hydroxy-6-hydroxymethyldihydropteridine diphosphokinase; translation: MAIAYIGLGSNIGNRDEYLYKALKALGNDSAMLVRDVSSIYETDPVGFTEQPAFLNMVAEIETSLQPLELLASLQKIEDKLGRTREIKWGPRTIDLDILLYNQETVKSERLIIPHPRMKERGFVLIPLFELAPHLSSCLFNDSAEMTDEKVLNDGVRLWKKKNESGEYGLFSI
- the folB gene encoding dihydroneopterin aldolase, producing the protein MDKIMMNQLEFYGYHGVYPEETKLGQRFYVDLIMEMDLSKSAKSDNLNDTIDYGAVHDLVKSIMEGEPRNLVETLAEEISSSLLNEFSFIENVTVKVVKPDPPIPGHYESVAVEIMRSRSV